From one Thermoplasmatales archaeon genomic stretch:
- a CDS encoding GDP-mannose 4,6-dehydratase: protein MRALVTGGAGFIGSHLCEALLEKHQEVICLDNFWRGKKENIKHLLGNKNFKLVKGDINDKKILRSLLEDTDIIYHLAAINGTKYFYEQPLLVMKTNIYGTENILESALNGDIKRVVFASSSEIYGEAKEIPTPENAVCHLDNPVETFRHSYSGSKFIGELICLSYYKNYGLPITILRYFNTYGPRLIGTSYGQVVSIFINRILSGKNPIIYGDGNQTRSFTYIDDTVNATIVAAENKKTVGEVLNIGMDKEITINELSELIANLCDIKIKPIYEKEKKGDCRRRCPDISKARKILKWEPKTTLEEGLKITINWFKEKIKK, encoded by the coding sequence ATGAGAGCTTTAGTAACTGGCGGAGCTGGATTTATTGGCAGCCATCTTTGTGAGGCTCTTTTAGAAAAGCACCAAGAAGTAATATGTCTTGACAACTTTTGGAGAGGTAAAAAAGAAAATATAAAACACTTATTAGGTAATAAAAACTTCAAATTAGTTAAAGGAGATATAAATGACAAAAAGATTTTAAGAAGCTTGTTAGAGGATACAGACATAATATATCATCTGGCAGCCATAAATGGAACAAAATATTTTTATGAACAACCTTTGCTTGTTATGAAAACAAACATCTATGGAACTGAAAATATTCTAGAGAGTGCTCTGAATGGAGATATAAAAAGAGTTGTATTCGCTTCATCATCTGAGATATATGGGGAAGCCAAAGAAATTCCTACGCCAGAAAATGCTGTCTGCCACCTTGATAATCCCGTTGAAACTTTCCGTCATTCCTATTCAGGAAGCAAATTTATAGGAGAATTAATTTGTCTCTCATACTATAAGAATTATGGCTTGCCAATCACTATTTTGAGATATTTTAATACTTACGGCCCACGCCTTATAGGCACTTCTTATGGACAGGTTGTGTCAATATTTATAAATAGAATTTTGTCTGGAAAAAATCCAATAATTTATGGAGATGGAAATCAAACAAGATCTTTTACCTATATAGACGACACAGTAAATGCCACGATAGTGGCGGCGGAGAACAAAAAGACAGTAGGAGAAGTTTTAAATATAGGAATGGACAAAGAAATAACTATAAATGAGCTAAGCGAGTTAATAGCAAACTTATGTGATATAAAGATAAAACCAATTTATGAAAAAGAGAAAAAAGGAGATTGTAGAAGAAGATGCCCAGATATCTC
- a CDS encoding nucleotide sugar dehydrogenase, which yields MKEKVLFRLKEVIEMYGTNPEKIIENISKGKEKICVVGLGYVGIPLAVAFASKNVKVIGYEINTKVVDMINRGISPIYEPGLNDALKRCVENGAFVASNDEEVIASSRFIIITVGTPIDEFYTPKMDYVKSACEKIGRNMNKNSIIVLKSTVPPLTTENIVIPLLEKYSNMKCGKDFGVAFCPERTVEGRAMEEFFTLPKVVGGIDKHTTDVVAGIFSILNEKVIKVSSPRVAEMVKLMDNTYRDVNIALANQFANVCYALGIDVIEAINAANKDYSRNNILKPGAGVGGSCLPKDPFILASTAEKYGEELSLVKIARLINSSMPNRIMMLIHKVISEKKIENPKITILGLAFKSDTNDIRNTPAKIVIENLRNEGFEIVCFDPFVKPEDVSKNLGEIDFRKDMYEACEKSDCIVIMTDHKLFYDIDLLKLKKIMRNRCIVDGRHVIDPHKAIKNGFIYEGIGRPSKYFKLIEGRE from the coding sequence TTGAAAGAAAAGGTATTATTCCGCCTGAAGGAGGTGATTGAAATGTATGGAACAAACCCAGAAAAAATTATTGAAAATATATCAAAAGGAAAGGAAAAAATATGTGTTGTAGGTTTGGGTTATGTAGGAATTCCTCTGGCAGTTGCATTTGCTTCTAAAAATGTCAAAGTAATTGGATACGAAATAAATACTAAAGTTGTAGATATGATAAATAGAGGCATATCTCCAATTTACGAACCAGGGTTAAATGATGCTTTAAAGAGGTGTGTTGAGAACGGAGCATTTGTTGCATCCAACGATGAGGAAGTCATTGCTTCCTCTCGTTTCATAATAATTACTGTTGGGACACCTATTGATGAATTCTATACTCCAAAAATGGATTATGTAAAATCTGCTTGTGAAAAGATTGGAAGAAACATGAACAAAAATAGCATTATCGTTCTAAAAAGCACAGTCCCTCCGCTGACCACAGAAAATATTGTCATTCCATTGCTTGAAAAATATTCAAACATGAAATGTGGAAAAGATTTCGGGGTTGCATTTTGCCCAGAAAGGACGGTTGAAGGAAGGGCAATGGAAGAATTTTTTACACTTCCAAAAGTTGTTGGAGGAATAGATAAGCATACCACTGATGTTGTTGCTGGCATCTTTAGCATCCTAAATGAAAAAGTTATAAAGGTGTCTTCACCACGAGTTGCAGAAATGGTTAAGTTAATGGATAACACTTATAGAGATGTAAATATTGCTCTAGCTAATCAATTTGCAAATGTGTGTTATGCGTTGGGTATAGATGTAATTGAGGCGATAAATGCAGCAAATAAAGATTATAGCAGAAATAATATCCTGAAACCAGGAGCGGGCGTCGGCGGCTCGTGTCTTCCAAAAGATCCATTTATACTTGCATCTACCGCTGAAAAATATGGTGAAGAATTGAGTTTAGTAAAGATTGCTAGATTGATAAATAGCAGTATGCCAAATAGAATAATGATGCTTATCCATAAGGTAATTTCAGAAAAGAAAATTGAAAATCCCAAAATAACAATCTTGGGGTTAGCATTTAAATCAGATACAAATGATATTAGGAATACTCCTGCAAAAATAGTAATAGAAAATCTAAGAAACGAAGGATTTGAAATAGTTTGTTTTGATCCTTTTGTAAAGCCAGAGGATGTGAGTAAAAATTTGGGAGAAATAGATTTTAGAAAAGATATGTATGAGGCGTGTGAAAAATCCGATTGTATTGTAATAATGACAGACCATAAACTCTTTTATGATATTGATTTGCTAAAATTAAAAAAGATAATGCGTAATCGCTGCATTGTAGATGGAAGACATGTTATAGATCCACATAAAGCAATAAAGAATGGTTTTATTTATGAGGGAATTGGCAGACCGAGTAAATATTTCAAGTTAATAGAGGGTAGAGAATGA